From Saprospiraceae bacterium, one genomic window encodes:
- a CDS encoding SusC/RagA family TonB-linked outer membrane protein, producing the protein MKKIYLVFLLFFTVLGVMEAQRMVKGTITDNSGSPVIGANVVVKGTTIGTITDVNGMYSLSVPEGTTMLVVSYTGFKTKEVNLGVSNMVDISLEEGVLLQEAVITALGISRGQKSLGYGVQSVTGDEITQSNTVSALEALSGKVAGLQAIKSSGNAGAPTRMVLRGAKTFNGNNEALLVIDGVRISNAENHSERSLAGVSNSNRGIDINPDDIESVSVLKGGAASALYGAEGANGVIMITTKKGKNSAGKLNIDFNSTARFSSYNKLPEFQNKYLQGVNGLYNGPATGQSLSWGPLADTMFWDGATTNPYDQNGNLVGASNPDARTKFSPYDKYDFFQGGSTYNNNISFSGGTELLNFRLSAGHLSENGITPLNNFKRTNIGGNMGSKLVNNKLNLNFRFNYINSGGQRTQQGSNISGLMLGLLRTPMSFDNSNGYGADAITRREAIYLPNGRQRNYRGGGGYDNPYWVVRNNPFNDNVNRLLGGISLSYEFHNWFTLGTNLGMDNYADNRVQSFEINSRSFPAGRIFDDTYLFRNLDLYFTASGKGALSNDFSLEYTLGSNLYESQLTNNYIQGDGFSFAGFPNLGNASTISTVRTLTNSKTLGFFGNASLGFRDYLFLNVTGRQDYLSSLVVPDEPVDLGQISVFYPSVSLGFVFSELVKIPKMDFGKLRLSYASIGAGAPAAYLTSTNFTVPPTTLTINDLNDGWTNGIGFPFKGAVTGFIKDNALGATDLVPSLANEIEGGLDLRFFNNRLNLDVSVYRRNVTNQIVTVPVSASTGFQRATINSGELETTGADISLNLVPIKTANFDWNLGFNFTKWKTFVLSISDDVDQIYLDGFTGSAVYNLAPEKDANGKIIRKFEYAQIYGGAWLRDNNGNLVIDDDPNSFYYGKPLADPLQRVLGNPNPDFLLGINNSFTYKNWNLAFLFDIKSGGDMWNGTRGALTFFGVSKETENRGEKKVFDGVNGRIDANGNIVITETKNTIETTLDQDWYTDNGGGFGIVAEDFIEDASYIRLRNIALTYTFPRNIAKLGLLRDASITLSGQNLWLSTKYTGIDPETSLVGSNSNGQGLDYFQGPNTKSYGVTLNLKF; encoded by the coding sequence ATGAAGAAAATTTATCTTGTTTTTCTGTTATTTTTCACTGTTCTAGGGGTCATGGAGGCTCAGCGGATGGTGAAGGGCACCATCACTGATAATTCTGGCAGCCCTGTAATAGGCGCCAATGTGGTGGTAAAAGGAACGACCATTGGGACAATTACAGATGTCAATGGGATGTATTCGCTATCGGTTCCAGAAGGTACAACGATGTTGGTTGTTAGTTACACTGGATTTAAAACTAAGGAGGTAAATCTTGGTGTGAGCAACATGGTCGATATTTCTTTGGAAGAGGGAGTTTTACTGCAAGAAGCCGTTATAACAGCCCTGGGTATCAGCAGAGGGCAAAAATCTTTGGGGTACGGAGTACAATCTGTAACCGGGGATGAAATTACTCAATCCAATACGGTTAGTGCTTTAGAAGCTTTATCTGGTAAAGTTGCTGGATTACAGGCGATTAAATCCAGCGGAAATGCCGGTGCCCCAACGCGAATGGTGTTGAGAGGTGCTAAAACTTTTAATGGCAATAATGAAGCATTATTGGTGATTGATGGTGTTAGAATCAGCAATGCTGAAAATCACTCTGAAAGGTCTTTAGCTGGTGTATCCAATTCAAACAGGGGAATTGACATCAATCCTGATGATATTGAAAGTGTTTCTGTCCTTAAAGGTGGTGCGGCTTCGGCCCTGTATGGTGCTGAAGGGGCCAATGGGGTAATTATGATTACCACTAAAAAAGGGAAAAATTCTGCTGGTAAATTGAACATTGATTTTAATTCAACGGCTAGATTTTCGTCCTACAATAAATTGCCGGAATTTCAAAATAAATACCTCCAGGGTGTGAACGGATTGTACAATGGACCAGCAACTGGTCAATCTTTAAGTTGGGGCCCTTTAGCTGATACCATGTTTTGGGATGGTGCTACAACAAATCCTTATGATCAGAATGGTAATTTGGTAGGCGCATCCAATCCAGACGCCAGAACCAAGTTTTCACCTTATGACAAATATGATTTTTTTCAAGGCGGTTCAACCTATAACAATAACATCAGTTTTTCAGGTGGAACTGAACTTTTAAATTTTAGACTTTCTGCTGGCCATCTTTCAGAAAATGGAATTACCCCCTTGAATAATTTCAAGAGAACCAATATAGGTGGAAATATGGGAAGCAAATTGGTCAATAATAAATTAAATCTAAACTTCCGTTTCAACTACATTAATTCTGGTGGACAAAGAACACAACAGGGTTCAAATATCTCAGGATTGATGTTGGGATTGTTGAGAACACCGATGAGTTTTGACAATAGCAATGGTTATGGTGCTGATGCGATTACTCGAAGAGAAGCAATTTATCTGCCCAATGGAAGACAAAGAAACTATCGTGGCGGTGGGGGATATGACAACCCATATTGGGTGGTAAGAAATAACCCATTTAATGACAATGTCAATCGTCTTTTAGGGGGAATTTCATTGTCTTATGAATTTCATAACTGGTTTACCTTAGGTACCAATCTTGGAATGGACAATTATGCAGACAATCGGGTTCAGAGTTTTGAGATTAATTCTAGATCATTTCCAGCAGGTAGAATTTTTGATGACACCTACCTGTTCCGCAATTTGGATCTTTATTTTACAGCAAGCGGTAAAGGTGCATTATCCAATGATTTTTCTTTGGAATATACCCTTGGATCAAACTTGTATGAAAGCCAATTGACCAACAACTATATTCAAGGAGATGGATTTAGCTTTGCCGGATTTCCAAACCTGGGCAATGCTTCTACCATTAGTACCGTGAGGACATTGACCAATAGTAAGACTTTGGGATTTTTTGGAAACGCCTCTTTAGGATTTAGAGATTATCTTTTCCTAAATGTAACAGGAAGGCAGGATTACCTTTCTTCTTTGGTTGTGCCGGATGAGCCTGTTGATCTGGGACAAATTTCTGTGTTTTATCCATCAGTTTCACTTGGATTTGTGTTTAGCGAATTAGTGAAAATTCCTAAAATGGACTTCGGTAAATTGAGATTGTCTTATGCATCCATTGGTGCAGGAGCACCAGCAGCATATCTTACATCAACCAACTTTACAGTTCCACCAACAACCCTTACTATAAATGACCTTAATGACGGTTGGACAAATGGAATTGGATTTCCATTTAAAGGTGCGGTAACAGGATTTATTAAAGACAATGCCTTGGGGGCAACTGATCTCGTACCATCGCTGGCCAATGAGATTGAGGGCGGTTTGGATCTTAGATTTTTTAACAATAGACTCAATTTGGATGTTTCCGTCTATAGGAGAAACGTAACCAATCAAATCGTTACAGTTCCAGTGAGTGCATCAACAGGTTTTCAAAGGGCAACCATCAACTCTGGAGAATTGGAAACAACCGGAGCAGACATTTCTTTGAATCTTGTTCCTATTAAAACAGCAAATTTTGATTGGAATTTGGGTTTTAACTTTACCAAATGGAAAACATTTGTGTTGTCGATTTCTGATGATGTTGATCAAATTTATTTGGATGGATTTACAGGCTCTGCTGTGTACAATTTAGCACCTGAAAAAGATGCAAATGGCAAGATCATCCGGAAATTTGAATACGCGCAAATTTATGGAGGCGCATGGCTAAGGGACAACAATGGCAACTTGGTGATCGATGATGATCCAAATAGTTTTTACTACGGAAAGCCGTTGGCAGATCCTTTGCAAAGAGTTCTTGGCAATCCAAATCCTGACTTTTTACTGGGAATAAATAATTCTTTTACCTATAAAAACTGGAATTTGGCATTTCTATTTGACATTAAATCAGGAGGTGATATGTGGAATGGAACCAGGGGCGCATTGACTTTCTTCGGGGTGTCAAAGGAAACTGAAAACAGAGGAGAGAAGAAAGTTTTTGACGGCGTGAACGGCAGAATCGATGCAAACGGAAATATCGTAATTACAGAAACAAAAAATACCATTGAAACAACATTGGATCAAGATTGGTACACGGATAATGGCGGAGGATTCGGAATCGTCGCGGAAGATTTTATTGAAGATGCAAGTTATATTAGACTTAGGAATATTGCATTGACCTATACTTTTCCAAGGAATATTGCAAAACTTGGATTGCTCAGAGATGCATCCATTACTTTATCTGGCCAAAACTTGTGGTTATCTACTAAGTACACCGGTATCGATCCTGAAACCAGCTTAGTTGGATCAAATTCCAATGGTCAAGGATTGGATTATTTCCAAGGCCCTAACACAAAAAGTTATGGAGTTACATTAAATCTTAAATTTTAA
- a CDS encoding pyridoxine 5'-phosphate synthase: MCKLSVNINKVALLRNSRGANLPDLVQVAKDCEEFGAHGITVHPRPDERHVRSNDLDKLKEVILGEFNIEGFPSPGFIKKVLQIQPHQVTLVPDPPTALTSNSGWDTIKHLDFLKSVVGKFKEKGIRVSIFLNPDPGLIESAYETGTDRVELYTGDYSNGFIKNKSEFVKTHVQTALEAQRFGIGLNAGHDLNLDNLQYYREKVPGLLEVSIGHALICDALYFGLQNTISMYLRKLI; this comes from the coding sequence ATGTGCAAGTTAAGTGTGAATATTAATAAAGTAGCTTTGTTGCGCAATTCACGAGGAGCAAATTTACCTGATTTAGTTCAGGTGGCAAAAGATTGTGAGGAATTTGGAGCTCATGGGATAACAGTGCATCCTAGACCTGATGAAAGACATGTGAGATCGAACGATCTGGATAAGTTAAAGGAAGTTATATTGGGTGAATTTAACATTGAGGGTTTTCCGAGCCCTGGATTTATTAAAAAAGTTCTTCAAATCCAACCACATCAAGTTACCCTGGTGCCTGACCCTCCAACAGCCCTAACTTCAAATAGTGGTTGGGACACAATTAAACATCTTGACTTTCTCAAGAGCGTAGTAGGCAAATTCAAAGAAAAAGGAATTAGGGTATCCATCTTTCTAAATCCTGATCCCGGTCTAATTGAATCGGCATATGAAACCGGTACAGATCGTGTAGAATTATACACGGGTGATTACAGCAATGGATTCATTAAGAATAAGTCAGAGTTTGTAAAAACACATGTCCAGACGGCATTGGAGGCTCAAAGATTTGGAATCGGGTTAAACGCAGGACATGATTTGAATTTGGATAACTTACAGTATTACAGGGAAAAAGTGCCTGGCTTATTGGAAGTTTCTATCGGCCATGCCTTAATCTGTGATGCTTTATATTTTGGCTTACAAAATACAATATCCATGTATCTCCGGAAGCTTATTTGA
- a CDS encoding CPBP family intramembrane metalloprotease — protein MTQLDHKSTFYQTIALIAFVSTGFLLFQVWSLIFLNSQGYSMGNSLQDIQDITQSLNIKGLLILQIISHVFVLILPAWSWGVLFGIKSLNSDKSILDFKTLIICLSILMATFPLVGLTAKLNQLIPLPEIFKIAEDNVRSLMEKLLSAKGIMDRLLLFITIAIVPAISEEWMFRGVLQNLFKNIYHKTWFFVGITALLFSTFHLQFEGFIPRFILGIVLGLTYGYTKNLIYPILIHFAFNGSQILALFVSGKDWMDEQINQEGLNYLDWFTGIIGLVVTATLLYHLHSSRQKDQNVS, from the coding sequence TTGACTCAATTAGATCATAAAAGTACATTTTATCAGACTATTGCTCTAATAGCATTTGTTTCGACAGGATTTTTACTTTTTCAAGTTTGGAGCTTGATTTTTTTGAATAGCCAAGGCTATTCTATGGGGAATTCTCTCCAAGACATTCAAGACATAACCCAAAGTTTAAATATAAAAGGTCTTTTGATTTTACAAATTATCAGTCATGTATTTGTTTTAATATTGCCCGCATGGAGTTGGGGCGTACTGTTTGGAATCAAAAGTTTAAATAGCGACAAATCTATTCTTGATTTTAAGACCCTAATAATATGTTTGTCAATATTAATGGCTACCTTCCCTTTGGTTGGTTTGACAGCCAAATTAAATCAGCTTATCCCATTACCGGAAATATTTAAAATTGCAGAAGATAATGTAAGGTCATTGATGGAAAAACTTCTTTCAGCCAAGGGTATTATGGACCGATTGCTGTTGTTTATCACCATAGCAATTGTACCCGCAATTAGTGAAGAATGGATGTTTCGAGGAGTTTTGCAAAATCTATTCAAAAATATCTATCACAAAACCTGGTTTTTTGTCGGAATTACAGCACTTTTGTTTTCAACGTTTCATCTTCAATTTGAAGGTTTTATTCCACGCTTTATACTAGGGATTGTTTTGGGCTTGACCTATGGTTATACGAAGAATTTGATTTATCCCATTCTTATCCATTTCGCTTTTAATGGAAGCCAAATATTGGCCCTCTTTGTTTCTGGAAAAGATTGGATGGATGAACAAATAAATCAGGAAGGATTAAATTATCTTGATTGGTTCACAGGGATCATTGGCCTAGTCGTTACTGCAACACTGTTATATCACTTACATTCTTCCCGCCAAAAAGATCAAAATGTTAGTTAG
- a CDS encoding CDP-archaeol synthase: protein MLVRTVTGLLFGIVMIFSILTNLWTSLALVSIILVASFYEFSVNFTKSSTKTQFPGNLLGILALSLIATIFIFSIFTELLKDSVLIVTLVFNVLFIIFSSIQLIQFKISSEYFQWWIPAIYIGAPILIVSMFLILNYPSYHFWVLAVLIVIWTNDTMAYFTGKLFGKNKLAPSISPGKTIEGLIGGIVFGIIIGVLLNQFWIRSEFSILQMVLLSFMVGVFGILGDLFESQLKRLAGIKDSGKILPGHGGMLDRFDSFLFAIPPAFLYIWINQNY, encoded by the coding sequence ATGTTAGTTAGAACAGTCACAGGCCTCCTTTTTGGGATTGTAATGATTTTCAGTATTCTTACCAATCTGTGGACTTCTTTAGCCCTGGTGTCCATTATACTAGTAGCTTCATTTTATGAATTTTCAGTCAACTTTACCAAATCAAGCACAAAAACACAATTTCCTGGAAATCTTTTAGGCATTCTTGCTTTATCATTAATAGCCACGATATTTATTTTTAGTATTTTCACAGAATTACTAAAAGATTCAGTTTTAATTGTCACACTTGTATTCAATGTTCTTTTTATTATTTTCTCTTCCATTCAACTAATTCAGTTTAAAATTTCATCCGAGTATTTCCAATGGTGGATTCCCGCCATTTATATTGGAGCTCCTATCTTAATTGTATCCATGTTTCTTATTTTAAATTATCCTTCATATCATTTTTGGGTACTCGCAGTGCTTATAGTTATTTGGACAAATGATACAATGGCTTATTTTACAGGCAAGTTGTTTGGAAAAAACAAATTGGCACCAAGTATATCCCCTGGAAAAACCATTGAAGGTCTAATCGGTGGAATTGTTTTTGGGATTATCATTGGAGTCTTGTTAAATCAATTCTGGATTCGATCAGAATTTTCAATTTTGCAAATGGTTTTATTGAGTTTCATGGTAGGAGTCTTTGGAATTTTAGGTGATCTTTTTGAGTCACAGCTAAAAAGATTGGCAGGGATTAAAGATAGCGGAAAAATACTTCCGGGACATGGTGGGATGCTTGATCGATTTGACAGCTTCCTTTTCGCAATTCCGCCTGCATTTTTATATATTTGGATCAATCAAAATTATTAA
- a CDS encoding SusC/RagA family TonB-linked outer membrane protein, translating to MKKIYLVFLLFIAILGVSEAQRMVKGTVTDNSGTPVIGANVVVKGTAIGTVTNSDGQYSLNVPADAKSIVVSYAGYESKELDLGVSDILDFSIVEGKILDEVLVVGYGTQRKSSLTGSISQVKGEDIALMPIQSFDQALQGRSAGVNITTPNGVLNNPPVIRIRGANSINLSSQPLIVIDGIPTYSGNLRSGNNSSAYNPLTNINPGDIESIEVLKDASASAIYGSRAANGVILVTTKKGKQGKSAVNYDAWVGWSQPVRLFDILDADEYLLVKNEASVNAGGAADFFKPSLDINGEQVNTNWYDYVMQTGLSHNHNLNFSGANEKSNYYLSVGHTAQEGMIKGNEFSRTSAKLNFDHQLFNFLKIGTNLNYAFSSNQAPNTGSLDGQSFATAGLGRLPLITAPIVSPYIRTADGRGAYDPGAGIGYNIVLGGANMIGPMANGSNRIGFYNPAFLLDNNRHNSDGNHFIGNIFGELTLLKGLKLRSSFGSDVLSIENHTFWDARHGDGQPQNGFAENTFDKLRRWNLQNLLTYDFNVNNSVKIGLLAGTEEQYTSRDRWGAQRIGISDQFFTTFQGNYTTINPAFNFQTENYLSSVLSRVNVGVMDRLYATFNYRRDGFSAFATGKKFGDFYGGSLGYVLSEDNYWKNGIGDLINFFKIRASYGLVGNNGVADYASLSLFNSTLYHENPTLQFSQVGNPDLTWESSKKLDIGFSAGLWQDKLQVEFAYYQNLIDGLILSVPQSPSKGIPGNTINTNVGSMTNSGIELSVSFTPIRKQNFEWRIGGNFSTLTNVVDALANNNADIVGITATLEQTNITRLGESVGSLYVVQTDGVNPENGRRVFLLRVREGDNFVYKRVQYDHSAAAADRWTFVDGSGRATAPTIANSGVVMGPTLPTYFGGLDNNFRIFNFDLGIMFQFQGGNYIYNGTKAGLRDMRFWNNHTDVLDRWTPENKNGTIPRLILNDNVSNGSALPISENVEKGDFVRLRNLSLGYTLPSNLTSKIRIASLRMYVQAQNALLFTSYSGSDPEISTNGSSNVAPGVDRNSVGQARAYTIGLQVGF from the coding sequence ATGAAGAAAATTTATCTTGTTTTTCTGCTATTTATTGCTATTCTAGGTGTCTCTGAGGCGCAGAGAATGGTGAAGGGAACTGTCACTGACAATTCCGGTACTCCGGTGATTGGAGCAAACGTCGTCGTCAAGGGAACTGCCATTGGAACAGTTACCAATTCTGATGGTCAATATTCTTTGAATGTCCCTGCTGATGCAAAATCAATTGTTGTAAGTTATGCCGGGTACGAATCGAAAGAGTTGGATCTTGGGGTATCTGACATCCTTGATTTTTCAATTGTAGAAGGAAAAATCCTTGATGAAGTCCTTGTTGTGGGTTATGGTACTCAAAGGAAGTCCAGTTTGACGGGATCGATTTCTCAGGTTAAAGGGGAAGACATCGCATTAATGCCCATTCAATCATTCGATCAGGCTTTACAGGGCAGATCAGCCGGTGTAAACATTACAACACCAAATGGTGTATTGAACAATCCTCCCGTGATTCGGATCAGAGGTGCAAATTCCATTAATCTAAGCTCTCAACCGCTTATTGTGATTGATGGAATTCCCACATACTCGGGAAATTTAAGATCAGGAAATAACTCTTCGGCTTACAACCCATTGACAAATATAAATCCAGGTGATATTGAGAGCATTGAAGTTCTCAAAGACGCTTCTGCTTCTGCAATATACGGATCAAGAGCTGCGAATGGAGTTATTTTAGTCACCACGAAGAAGGGTAAGCAAGGCAAGTCTGCTGTTAATTATGATGCCTGGGTTGGTTGGAGTCAACCGGTCAGACTTTTTGACATATTGGATGCAGATGAATATCTTTTAGTTAAAAATGAGGCTTCGGTAAATGCGGGTGGAGCTGCTGACTTTTTCAAACCTTCACTTGATATCAATGGCGAACAAGTAAATACCAATTGGTATGATTATGTTATGCAAACAGGACTTTCTCACAACCATAATTTAAATTTTTCAGGTGCAAATGAGAAGTCAAATTATTATTTATCTGTTGGACATACAGCTCAGGAAGGTATGATCAAAGGGAATGAATTTTCCAGAACCAGCGCCAAGTTGAATTTTGATCACCAATTGTTTAATTTCTTGAAAATTGGAACCAACTTAAATTATGCTTTTTCAAGCAACCAGGCACCAAATACAGGTTCATTGGATGGTCAATCCTTCGCTACTGCCGGGTTGGGAAGACTCCCTTTGATTACTGCACCCATCGTTTCACCTTATATCAGAACGGCAGATGGAAGAGGTGCGTATGACCCAGGCGCTGGTATCGGTTACAATATTGTTTTGGGTGGTGCCAACATGATTGGTCCAATGGCCAATGGTAGCAATCGAATTGGATTCTATAATCCAGCATTTTTATTGGACAACAACCGACATAATTCGGATGGTAACCATTTTATTGGGAATATTTTTGGAGAACTCACCTTACTTAAAGGATTGAAGCTAAGAAGCAGTTTTGGATCAGATGTTCTGTCCATTGAAAATCATACATTTTGGGATGCAAGACATGGTGATGGCCAGCCGCAAAATGGATTTGCCGAAAATACCTTTGACAAACTCAGAAGATGGAATTTACAAAATTTGTTGACCTACGATTTCAATGTGAACAACAGTGTAAAAATTGGATTATTGGCTGGAACTGAAGAGCAATATACTTCCAGAGACCGTTGGGGAGCACAGCGAATCGGAATTTCTGATCAGTTTTTCACAACTTTTCAAGGCAACTATACCACAATAAACCCTGCATTTAATTTTCAAACTGAAAATTACCTAAGCTCTGTTCTCTCCAGGGTAAACGTGGGAGTTATGGACAGATTATACGCAACATTTAATTACCGCAGGGATGGTTTTTCAGCATTCGCGACTGGCAAGAAATTTGGCGACTTCTATGGCGGGTCTTTGGGTTATGTCTTAAGTGAGGATAATTATTGGAAAAATGGAATTGGTGATTTGATCAATTTCTTTAAAATCAGAGCAAGTTATGGTTTAGTTGGCAACAATGGCGTTGCTGATTATGCATCCTTGTCTTTATTTAATTCTACTTTGTATCATGAGAATCCTACTTTACAATTTAGTCAGGTCGGAAACCCAGATTTGACTTGGGAAAGTAGCAAAAAATTGGACATTGGATTTTCAGCTGGATTATGGCAAGATAAATTGCAAGTAGAATTTGCTTATTATCAAAATTTAATTGATGGATTAATCTTATCTGTTCCACAATCTCCTTCCAAGGGTATTCCAGGTAATACGATTAATACCAACGTTGGTAGCATGACCAATAGCGGCATTGAGTTAAGCGTTTCTTTTACTCCGATTAGAAAACAGAATTTTGAATGGAGAATTGGAGGCAATTTTAGCACGTTGACGAATGTTGTGGATGCACTTGCAAATAACAATGCTGATATCGTTGGAATTACTGCCACTTTGGAACAGACGAATATTACCAGATTGGGAGAATCTGTAGGAAGTCTTTATGTTGTTCAAACAGATGGAGTAAATCCTGAAAATGGAAGACGTGTATTTTTACTAAGAGTCAGGGAAGGTGACAATTTTGTTTATAAAAGAGTGCAATATGATCATTCTGCCGCAGCGGCTGACCGCTGGACATTTGTTGATGGCAGTGGTCGCGCAACCGCACCGACCATTGCAAATAGCGGTGTTGTGATGGGCCCTACTTTACCCACTTATTTTGGTGGATTGGATAATAATTTTAGAATTTTTAATTTTGATCTGGGTATTATGTTCCAATTCCAGGGAGGAAATTATATCTATAATGGTACAAAAGCTGGATTGAGAGACATGAGATTTTGGAACAACCACACCGATGTATTGGATCGCTGGACTCCTGAAAATAAAAACGGTACGATCCCAAGATTAATTCTCAATGACAATGTATCCAATGGATCTGCATTACCAATATCTGAAAATGTTGAGAAAGGTGACTTTGTCAGACTCAGGAATCTTAGTTTGGGATACACATTGCCTTCCAATTTGACTTCGAAAATTAGGATTGCTTCATTGCGAATGTATGTACAGGCACAAAACGCTCTGTTGTTTACTTCTTATTCTGGATCAGATCCTGAAATTTCTACCAATGGTAGTTCAAACGTAGCACCAGGAGTTGATAGAAATTCAGTTGGTCAGGCAAGGGCCTATACCATTGGTCTTCAGGTAGGATTTTAA
- a CDS encoding RagB/SusD family nutrient uptake outer membrane protein — translation MKNILFYLLFFTSLLLMSCRDELLDLAPVTDFSDLTVFDNMDRVELQARGLYNSVRSGNFLGGRYYVYHEIRGENFINELQNNVTGFSVWNFTVQPSNVNDVTNLWVDAYLAINRCNVFIDGLKANETKLKGLGATDATLNAYAAEARFLRALSFFYLSQLYGNPYSAGTDKLSIILHTSGNVGAGTNDIARSTNQQAYAQILDDLNFAEANLPLTRADLNGVIRAHRNTAIALKTRVYLHMADYSNVIAEANKIVSTASPFKSESGNAYSIPATVAASFASPYRSSDNIFSMPFTPNTLPGTQNGLGHYFNTGTGNGEYSLNPAGIISNTKWEDADTRRAMIVTASSGKKYWHKFPTGPQHLDYAPVLRYAEVLLNLAEALARTQGVDDRAIQLVNELRRRAGATEYTSANFANGADLIDAILFERQIELLGEGFRGMDLQRLQMTLPAKGNIREVEPISPAYLWPIPQSEILANKICAQNPGY, via the coding sequence ATGAAAAATATATTATTTTATTTGTTGTTTTTTACTTCACTTTTGTTGATGTCCTGCCGGGATGAACTCTTGGATTTGGCACCGGTAACCGACTTCTCTGATTTGACCGTATTTGATAACATGGATCGGGTTGAGCTTCAAGCAAGAGGATTGTACAATAGCGTGAGAAGTGGAAACTTTTTAGGCGGTAGATATTATGTGTATCATGAAATTCGTGGTGAAAATTTTATCAATGAATTGCAAAATAACGTAACCGGATTTTCTGTATGGAATTTTACAGTACAACCATCTAATGTTAATGATGTAACCAATTTATGGGTGGATGCCTATTTGGCAATCAACAGATGCAATGTTTTTATTGATGGATTAAAAGCGAATGAAACAAAGCTGAAGGGTCTTGGTGCAACCGATGCTACACTAAATGCTTATGCTGCGGAAGCAAGATTTTTAAGAGCACTTTCATTTTTCTATTTAAGCCAGTTATATGGCAATCCTTATTCTGCCGGAACGGATAAATTGAGTATCATCCTACACACCAGTGGAAATGTTGGAGCTGGTACGAATGATATAGCAAGATCAACCAATCAGCAGGCTTACGCACAGATCCTGGATGATTTGAATTTTGCTGAAGCGAATTTGCCATTGACAAGGGCTGACCTGAACGGTGTAATCAGAGCCCATAGAAATACTGCTATTGCTCTTAAAACCAGAGTTTATCTTCATATGGCTGACTACTCCAACGTTATTGCAGAAGCAAATAAAATAGTCAGTACTGCATCGCCTTTCAAATCTGAATCTGGAAATGCCTATTCAATCCCGGCTACTGTAGCGGCATCCTTTGCATCTCCATACAGGTCTTCTGATAATATTTTCAGTATGCCGTTTACTCCAAATACACTTCCAGGAACTCAGAATGGACTGGGTCATTATTTTAATACGGGTACAGGAAATGGTGAATATTCTCTAAACCCTGCAGGAATCATTAGCAATACCAAATGGGAAGATGCAGACACAAGAAGAGCAATGATTGTCACCGCAAGCTCTGGTAAAAAGTACTGGCATAAATTTCCAACTGGGCCTCAACATTTGGATTATGCACCTGTACTTCGCTATGCAGAAGTGCTTTTGAATCTTGCTGAAGCTTTGGCAAGAACCCAGGGCGTGGATGACAGAGCCATCCAACTGGTGAATGAATTGCGTAGAAGAGCTGGAGCAACAGAATACACTTCTGCAAATTTTGCGAATGGGGCAGATTTGATAGATGCAATTTTGTTTGAACGTCAGATCGAATTGTTAGGTGAGGGATTCAGAGGTATGGATCTCCAAAGGTTGCAAATGACTTTGCCCGCAAAAGGCAATATAAGAGAAGTAGAGCCAATCTCCCCAGCTTATTTGTGGCCAATTCCACAATCTGAAATTTTGGCAAACAAAATTTGTGCACAAAACCCTGGTTATTGA